The sequence below is a genomic window from Brevibacillus agri.
ACAGGACTACAATTGTTACTGTCTATGCACAGAATTGTCACATCTTATCAATCTTTTTTCAGGTAAGATGGGCAGCTTGCTCACAGTCACTGAAAGGGTGGAATCTGAATGATTAGTCAACTTTCCTGGAAAGTTGGAGGACAGCAAGGGGAGGGCATCGAGAGTACTGGTGAGATTTTCTCGATGGCGATGAACCGGATGGGTTACCATCTGTACAGCTACCGCCACTTCTCTTCCCGTATCAAGGGTGGACACACGAACAACAAAATTCGCGTGAGTACAACGCCAATGCGTGCGATCTCCGACGATCTGGACATTCTCGTAGCGTTTGACCAGGAGACAATCGATTTTAACGCGCATGAGCTTCGCGAAGGTGGCATCATCATTGCTGATGCTAAATTCAATCCAAAGTTGCCGGACGGGTTGAAGCCAGTTCGCTTCTTCACTGTACCACTAACTGAGATCGCTGATGAACTGGGAACTTCCCTGATGAAAAACATGGTGTCGATTGGTGCGTCCAGTGCAATCCTCGGCATTCCAGTGGAAAGTTACCGAGCAATCGTTGAAGATATGTTCCTCCGCAAAGGCGAAAAAGTAGTAGAAAAGAACATGGAAGCGATTCGTCGCGGATTTGATTTTGTAAATGAACTGACTGGCGGCCAACTGCCTGAGTTCCAAATGGAAAAGGCTGACCCGCAAAAACAACTGTTCCTGATCGGTAACGATGCGATCGCTTTGGGTGCTGTAGCAGCAGGCTGCCGCTTCATGCCGGCATACCCGATCACACCGGCTTCCGAAGTTATGGAATACTTGATTAAAAAACTGCCAAAACTCGGCGGAACCGTTATCCAAACAGAAGACGAAATCGCCGCTATTACAATGGCGATCGGCGCTAACTTCGCAGGTGCTCGTTCCTTGACTGCTTCTGCAGGTCCTGGTCTGTCCCTGATGATGGAAGCAATCGGTCTGGCTGGTATTACAGAAACACCAGTTGTGATCGTAAACACCCAGCGTGGTGGCCCATCCACAGGTATGCCGACCAAAATCGAGCAATCCGACGTGAATGCGATGATCTACGGTACACACGGTGACATTCCAAAAGTCGTAATCACGCCAAGCACAGTAGAAGAGTGCTTCTACGATGCTGTTGAAGCGTTTAACATTGCGGAAGAATACCAACTGCCAGTTATTCTCATGACGGACCTGACTCTGTCTTTGGGCAAACAAACCGTTACTCCATTTGACTACAGCAAAGTAGAAATCCGCCGCGGGAAGCTGCTCGCTGGACAAGAATTGCCAGAAAAAGAGCAAAACGACCTGTTCAAACGTTATGAAGTAACCGAAGACGGCGTTTCTCCACGCGTCATTCCTGGTCAAAAATACGGTTTGCACCACGTAACAGGGGTAGAGCACGATCAAACCGGTCGTCCTTCCGAGAATGCTGCTAACCGTATCCAACAAATGGATAAACGTATGCGCAAGCTGGATGGCGTTTTGAAAACGTTCAAAAACCCTGTAACAGTCGATGCTCCTCATGCTGACGCGGATGTTCTGGTAGTGGGGATCAACTCCACCATCGGTACGATTCAAGAAGCAAAAGGCCGTCTGGAAAAAGAGGGAATCAAGGTCAACCATGCACAAATCCGTTTGCTGCATCCATTCCCGACCGAACAAATCAAAGCACTTGTGGACAAAGCGAAAAAAGTGATTGTTGTTGAGCATAACATCCAAGCACAAGTTACAAACCTCATCAAACAACACGTGGGAAGCGCTGAAAAAATCCAATCTGTGCTGAAATATGACGGTAACCCATTCCTGCCGAAGGAAATCTATGCTGAAGTGAAGGAGCTGGTAAAACATGGCGACTATGAAAGAGTTTCGAAATAACGTAAAGCCTAACTGGTGCCCAGGCTGTGGAGACTTCTCCATCCAGGCGGCGATTCAACGCGCCGCAGCGAACGTAGGTCTGGAACCTGAAAATCTGGCGGTTATTTCTGGTATCGGGTGTTCCGGGCGTATTTCCGGCTACATCAACTGCTATGGTTTCCACGGTATTCACGGACGTGCCCTGCCAATCGCACAAGGTGTGAAAATGGCAAACCGCGAGCTGACTGTTATCGCGGCTGGCGGCGACGGGGATGGATTTGCGATCGGTATGGGTCACACCGTTCACGCAATCCGTCGCAACATGAACATCACCTACATCGTGATGGATAACCAAATTTACGGTCTGACAAAAGGTCAAACCTCTCCGCGTTCCGCGACTGGTTTCGTGACCAAGTCTACGCCGCAAGGCTCCATCGAGTCCTCCATCACTCCAGTGGAACTGGCGCTGTCTGTTGGTGCAACCTTCGTTGCCCAATCGTTCTCCAGCGACCTGAAAGGCTTGACTGAGCTGATCGAAAAAGGAATCAAACACGAAGGCTTCTCCCTGATTAACGTGTTCAGCCCTTGTGTAACCTACAACAAAGTAAACACTTACGACTGGTTCAAAGAGAACATCGTGCCAGTAGACACGATTGAAGGCTACGATCCTCATGACCGCATCAAAGCGATGTCTACT
It includes:
- a CDS encoding 2-oxoacid:acceptor oxidoreductase subunit alpha; the protein is MISQLSWKVGGQQGEGIESTGEIFSMAMNRMGYHLYSYRHFSSRIKGGHTNNKIRVSTTPMRAISDDLDILVAFDQETIDFNAHELREGGIIIADAKFNPKLPDGLKPVRFFTVPLTEIADELGTSLMKNMVSIGASSAILGIPVESYRAIVEDMFLRKGEKVVEKNMEAIRRGFDFVNELTGGQLPEFQMEKADPQKQLFLIGNDAIALGAVAAGCRFMPAYPITPASEVMEYLIKKLPKLGGTVIQTEDEIAAITMAIGANFAGARSLTASAGPGLSLMMEAIGLAGITETPVVIVNTQRGGPSTGMPTKIEQSDVNAMIYGTHGDIPKVVITPSTVEECFYDAVEAFNIAEEYQLPVILMTDLTLSLGKQTVTPFDYSKVEIRRGKLLAGQELPEKEQNDLFKRYEVTEDGVSPRVIPGQKYGLHHVTGVEHDQTGRPSENAANRIQQMDKRMRKLDGVLKTFKNPVTVDAPHADADVLVVGINSTIGTIQEAKGRLEKEGIKVNHAQIRLLHPFPTEQIKALVDKAKKVIVVEHNIQAQVTNLIKQHVGSAEKIQSVLKYDGNPFLPKEIYAEVKELVKHGDYERVSK
- a CDS encoding 2-oxoacid:ferredoxin oxidoreductase subunit beta; the encoded protein is MATMKEFRNNVKPNWCPGCGDFSIQAAIQRAAANVGLEPENLAVISGIGCSGRISGYINCYGFHGIHGRALPIAQGVKMANRELTVIAAGGDGDGFAIGMGHTVHAIRRNMNITYIVMDNQIYGLTKGQTSPRSATGFVTKSTPQGSIESSITPVELALSVGATFVAQSFSSDLKGLTELIEKGIKHEGFSLINVFSPCVTYNKVNTYDWFKENIVPVDTIEGYDPHDRIKAMSTSMQYKGLITGLIYQNTEQKPYEALVKGFKEEGLANQDIRLSQEDFDKLVAEFA